In Bradyrhizobium lablabi, one DNA window encodes the following:
- the purC gene encoding phosphoribosylaminoimidazolesuccinocarboxamide synthase, translated as MSRRRRIYEGKAKVLYEGPEPGTLIQHFKDDATAFNAKKHQVIEGKGVLNNRISEYLFQHLNDIGVPTHFIRRLNMREQLIREVEIVPLEVVVRNVAAGSLSQRLGIEEGTQLPRSIIEFYYKNDQLNDPMVSEEHITAFGWATPQEIDDIMALAIRVNDFLTGLFLGIGIRLVDFKMECGRLFENEMMRIIVADEISPDSCRLWDIKSNEKLDKDRFRRDLGGLLEAYTEVAKRLGILMENERPAGSGPVLVKS; from the coding sequence ATGAGCCGTCGGCGCCGCATTTACGAAGGCAAGGCCAAGGTCCTTTACGAAGGGCCCGAGCCGGGAACCCTGATCCAGCACTTCAAGGACGATGCGACCGCGTTCAATGCTAAGAAACACCAGGTGATCGAGGGCAAGGGCGTCCTCAATAACCGGATTTCGGAGTACCTGTTCCAGCACCTCAACGATATCGGGGTGCCGACTCACTTCATCCGCCGCCTCAACATGCGCGAGCAGCTGATTCGCGAGGTCGAGATCGTGCCGCTGGAGGTGGTGGTGCGGAATGTGGCGGCGGGATCGCTGTCGCAACGGTTGGGAATCGAGGAAGGCACCCAGCTGCCCCGCTCGATTATCGAATTTTACTACAAGAACGACCAGCTCAACGACCCCATGGTCTCCGAAGAGCACATCACCGCGTTCGGCTGGGCGACGCCCCAGGAGATCGACGACATCATGGCGCTGGCGATTCGCGTCAACGACTTCCTGACCGGGCTGTTTCTGGGCATCGGCATCCGTCTGGTCGACTTCAAGATGGAATGCGGGCGCCTGTTCGAGAACGAAATGATGCGAATCATCGTCGCCGACGAGATCTCGCCCGATTCGTGCCGGCTGTGGGACATCAAGTCGAACGAAAAGCTCGACAAGGACCGTTTTCGCCGGGATCTCGGCGGCCTCCTGGAAGCCTATACCGAAGTGGCAAAGCGGCTCGGCATCCTGATGGAGAACGAGCGGCCCGCCGGCTCCGGTCCGGTGCTGGTGAAGAGCTGA
- the purS gene encoding phosphoribosylformylglycinamidine synthase subunit PurS, which yields MKARVTVTLKSGILDPQGKAIEGALKSLGVDGVASVRQGKVFDIELAGSDKAKAEAALKDAADKLLANTVIENYRVEVLG from the coding sequence GTGAAAGCGCGAGTCACCGTTACGTTGAAATCCGGCATTCTCGATCCGCAGGGCAAGGCCATCGAAGGCGCGCTGAAATCGCTCGGCGTCGACGGCGTTGCCAGCGTGCGGCAGGGCAAGGTGTTCGATATTGAGCTTGCCGGCTCCGACAAGGCGAAGGCTGAAGCGGCGTTGAAGGACGCCGCCGATAAGCTATTGGCGAACACCGTGATCGAGAATTACCGGGTTGAGGTTCTGGGCTAG
- the purQ gene encoding phosphoribosylformylglycinamidine synthase subunit PurQ, with translation MKSAVLVFPGINRERDMARALKLASGHEPAMVWHAETSLPKDTDLVVVPGGFSYGDYLRCGAIAARAPVMDAVRAFAAGGGLVLGVCNGFQILCEAGLLPGVLMRNARLKFICHDVHLRVERSDTPFTRGYNAGQIIRVPIAHGEGNYEADEETLKRLEGEGRVLYRYCSADGAVGEASNINGAAHSIAGIVNERGNVLGMMPHPENHVEDIMGCTDGRGLFAGLVAHLEKAA, from the coding sequence ATGAAATCCGCCGTTCTCGTCTTTCCAGGAATCAATCGCGAGCGCGACATGGCGCGCGCGCTGAAGCTTGCGTCGGGCCATGAGCCCGCGATGGTCTGGCACGCCGAGACATCTCTGCCCAAAGACACCGATCTCGTGGTGGTACCCGGCGGCTTTTCATACGGCGATTATCTGCGCTGCGGCGCGATCGCCGCGCGGGCGCCGGTGATGGATGCAGTGCGGGCGTTTGCGGCGGGGGGTGGCCTCGTGCTCGGCGTCTGCAACGGCTTTCAGATCCTCTGCGAGGCAGGGCTACTGCCCGGCGTGCTCATGCGCAACGCGCGACTAAAATTCATCTGCCACGACGTGCATCTGCGGGTCGAACGCTCGGATACGCCTTTTACCCGCGGCTACAATGCCGGGCAGATCATTCGGGTGCCGATCGCGCATGGCGAGGGCAATTACGAGGCCGATGAAGAGACCTTGAAGCGGCTGGAAGGCGAGGGGCGGGTGCTCTACCGCTACTGCTCGGCTGACGGCGCGGTCGGCGAAGCCTCCAACATCAACGGCGCGGCGCATTCGATCGCCGGCATTGTCAATGAGCGCGGCAACGTGCTCGGCATGATGCCGCATCCGGAAAACCACGTCGAAGACATCATGGGTTGCACTGACGGACGCGGCCTGTTCGCAGGCCTGGTGGCGCATCTGGAAAAAGCGGCGTGA
- the cynS gene encoding cyanase produces the protein MKRSDLTEKLLDIKREKGWSWKHICEKIGGYSEVLIVGAILGQMKLTKPQAANAGELFGLSKSETAMLNETPMRGEGIPMPPTDPLIYRFYELVMVNGPAWKALIEEEYGDGIMSAIDFDMVMERLPNPKGDRVKITMSGKFLPYKYYGASGNVPEYGFKEG, from the coding sequence ATGAAACGATCCGACCTCACCGAAAAGCTGCTCGACATCAAGCGCGAGAAGGGCTGGAGCTGGAAGCACATCTGCGAAAAGATCGGCGGCTATTCTGAAGTGCTGATCGTCGGCGCCATCCTCGGCCAGATGAAACTGACAAAACCGCAAGCCGCCAATGCCGGCGAGTTGTTCGGCTTGAGCAAATCCGAGACCGCGATGCTGAACGAGACGCCGATGCGCGGGGAGGGCATCCCGATGCCGCCGACCGATCCCCTGATCTACCGTTTCTACGAATTGGTGATGGTCAACGGCCCGGCCTGGAAGGCGCTGATCGAGGAGGAATATGGCGACGGCATCATGTCGGCGATCGATTTCGACATGGTGATGGAGCGCCTGCCCAACCCCAAGGGCGACCGCGTCAAGATCACGATGTCGGGAAAATTCCTGCCGTATAAATATTACGGCGCCAGCGGCAATGTGCCGGAATATGGGTTCAAGGAGGGGTGA
- a CDS encoding CmpA/NrtA family ABC transporter substrate-binding protein → MSTFDDPFDASLNLSRSGCVCGQHRSADEHERAALALRCEPVAREEKSEERCYEGVVASAVMRAMFPKDAARRAFLKSVGASTALAAISQFFPLRTATEAFAEAGTPEKKDLKVGFIPITCATPIIMAAPLGFYAKHGLNVEVVKTAGWAVIRDKTLNKEYDAAHMLAPMPIAISLGLGANAIPFTVPAIENINGQGIALAMKHKDKRDPKDWKGMKFAIPFDYSMHNYLLRYYLAEHGLDPDTDVQLRSVPPPEMVANLRADNIDGFLAPDNICQRAIYDGVGFMHILSKEIWDGHPCCSFAASREFITTSPNSFAALTRAIVDATAYASKAENRKQIAEAIAPANYINAPVTVLEQVLTGTYADGLGGVKTDAKRVDFDPFPWQSFAVWMLTQMKRWGQIKGDVDYKQVAEQVYLATDTRKVMTEMGLAPPATSYKSFSVMGKSFDPEKPDDYLASFKIRKAS, encoded by the coding sequence ATGTCCACCTTCGACGATCCCTTTGATGCCAGTCTGAATCTGTCACGCTCGGGCTGCGTCTGCGGCCAGCATCGGTCCGCCGACGAGCATGAGCGGGCGGCGCTGGCGCTACGTTGCGAGCCGGTCGCAAGAGAAGAAAAGAGCGAAGAGAGGTGCTACGAGGGCGTGGTGGCTTCCGCCGTGATGCGGGCCATGTTCCCGAAGGATGCGGCGCGCCGGGCGTTCCTGAAATCGGTCGGCGCTTCCACCGCGCTTGCCGCGATCTCGCAATTTTTCCCGCTTCGAACGGCGACCGAGGCTTTCGCCGAAGCCGGCACGCCAGAGAAAAAAGACTTGAAAGTCGGCTTTATCCCGATCACCTGCGCGACGCCGATCATCATGGCGGCACCGCTTGGCTTCTATGCCAAGCACGGCCTCAACGTCGAGGTCGTCAAGACCGCCGGCTGGGCGGTGATCCGCGACAAGACGCTGAACAAGGAATACGACGCCGCGCACATGCTGGCGCCGATGCCGATCGCGATTTCGCTGGGGTTGGGTGCAAACGCGATTCCCTTCACCGTGCCGGCGATCGAAAACATCAACGGCCAGGGCATCGCGCTGGCGATGAAGCACAAGGACAAGCGCGACCCGAAAGACTGGAAGGGCATGAAATTCGCCATTCCCTTCGACTATTCCATGCACAATTATTTGTTGCGCTATTATCTCGCCGAGCACGGCCTCGATCCCGACACAGACGTGCAATTGCGCTCGGTACCGCCGCCGGAAATGGTCGCCAATCTGCGTGCCGACAACATCGACGGCTTTCTTGCGCCCGACAATATCTGCCAGCGCGCGATCTATGACGGCGTCGGCTTCATGCACATCCTGTCCAAGGAGATCTGGGACGGCCATCCCTGCTGCAGTTTTGCCGCGAGCCGGGAGTTCATCACGACATCGCCCAACAGTTTCGCGGCGTTGACGCGCGCGATCGTCGACGCCACCGCCTATGCGTCGAAGGCCGAAAACCGCAAGCAGATCGCAGAGGCCATTGCGCCGGCGAACTACATCAATGCGCCCGTCACCGTGCTGGAGCAGGTATTGACCGGGACCTATGCGGATGGTCTCGGCGGCGTGAAAACCGACGCCAAGCGCGTCGATTTCGATCCGTTCCCCTGGCAATCCTTCGCGGTCTGGATGCTGACGCAGATGAAGCGCTGGGGCCAGATCAAGGGCGATGTCGATTACAAGCAGGTGGCCGAACAGGTCTATCTCGCGACCGACACCCGCAAGGTGATGACGGAAATGGGACTTGCGCCGCCGGCGACCTCGTACAAGTCGTTTTCCGTGATGGGCAAGAGCTTCGATCCGGAAAAGCCGGATGATTATCTCGCAAGCTTCAAGATCAGGAAGGCATCGTGA
- the ntrB gene encoding nitrate ABC transporter permease, which produces MTTSLRFRAAIVSIALFLAFIGIWHIATRSTGATASMSPEYAKLMGLTATQGKSAMPGPLDVGAKLWEHVRRPFYDNGPNDKGLGIQLGYSIARVGLGYLLAVLVAIPLGFLIGMSPLINQALDPFIQILKPISPLAWMPLALYTIKDSGLSAIFVIFICSVWPMLLNTAFGVASVRKEWINVARTLEVGTFRRAFTVILPAAAPTILTGMRISIGIAWLVIVAAEMLVGGTGIGYFVWNEWNNLSITNVIIAILLIGLVGMLLDQILARFTRMVTFPE; this is translated from the coding sequence ATGACCACCTCGCTTCGTTTCCGCGCGGCGATCGTGTCGATCGCGCTGTTTCTGGCCTTCATCGGCATCTGGCACATCGCGACGCGCAGCACCGGTGCGACGGCCAGCATGAGCCCGGAGTATGCAAAACTGATGGGCCTGACGGCGACGCAAGGCAAGTCGGCGATGCCGGGTCCGCTCGATGTCGGCGCGAAGCTATGGGAGCACGTCAGGCGGCCGTTCTACGACAACGGGCCGAACGACAAAGGTCTCGGCATCCAGCTAGGCTATTCGATCGCCCGCGTCGGGCTCGGCTATCTGCTCGCGGTGCTGGTCGCGATCCCGCTCGGCTTTTTGATCGGGATGTCGCCTTTGATCAACCAGGCGCTCGATCCGTTCATCCAGATTCTAAAGCCGATTTCGCCGCTCGCCTGGATGCCGCTCGCGCTCTACACGATCAAGGATTCCGGGCTGTCGGCGATTTTTGTCATTTTCATCTGCTCGGTGTGGCCGATGCTGCTCAATACCGCGTTCGGCGTGGCTTCGGTGCGGAAGGAATGGATCAACGTCGCGCGCACGCTCGAGGTCGGCACTTTTAGGCGCGCCTTCACCGTGATCCTGCCGGCGGCGGCGCCGACGATTCTGACGGGCATGCGGATTTCGATCGGGATCGCCTGGCTCGTGATCGTCGCCGCCGAGATGCTGGTCGGCGGCACCGGCATCGGCTACTTCGTCTGGAACGAGTGGAATAACCTCTCCATTACCAACGTCATCATCGCCATTCTCCTGATCGGCCTCGTCGGCATGCTGCTCGACCAGATCCTCGCGCGGTTCACGCGCATGGTCACCTTCCCGGAGTGA
- a CDS encoding ABC transporter ATP-binding protein produces the protein MSLEKFISIEGIAKRYPGADGGEIAVFENLWLSMGRGEFGCVIGHSGCGKTTVLNILAGLDEPSDGTVIVDGQAIEGTSLDRAVIFQSHALLPWRTVLGNVAYAVTSKWRNWDRAKVKAHAQTFIDLVGLTGAEHKRPSELSGGMKQRVGIARALSITPKIMLMDEPFSALDALTRGTLQDEVRRICLETGQTAFMITHDVDEAIYLADKIFLMTNGPGAVLAEIVENPLPKERGRIDLHRHPYYYAVRNHIVDFLVSRSKSFATEVPHHDPRNVPMVKIGKPELVIASVSDVPREESTQASWPGLSHHCPVHWKYSPSFN, from the coding sequence ATGAGCTTGGAAAAGTTCATCTCGATCGAGGGCATCGCAAAACGCTATCCGGGCGCGGATGGCGGCGAGATTGCGGTGTTCGAAAATCTCTGGCTGTCGATGGGACGCGGCGAATTCGGCTGCGTGATCGGGCACTCCGGCTGCGGCAAGACCACGGTGCTGAACATTCTGGCCGGCCTGGATGAGCCGAGCGATGGCACGGTGATCGTCGACGGCCAGGCGATCGAGGGCACCAGCCTCGACCGTGCCGTGATCTTCCAGAGCCATGCGCTTCTGCCGTGGCGCACCGTGCTCGGTAACGTCGCCTATGCGGTGACCTCGAAATGGCGCAACTGGGACCGCGCCAAGGTCAAGGCGCACGCGCAGACTTTTATCGATTTGGTGGGCCTAACGGGCGCCGAGCACAAGCGCCCGTCGGAACTTTCCGGCGGCATGAAGCAGCGCGTCGGCATTGCGCGCGCGCTCTCGATCACGCCAAAGATCATGCTGATGGATGAGCCGTTCTCGGCGCTGGATGCGCTCACCCGCGGCACGCTGCAGGACGAGGTGCGCCGGATTTGCCTGGAGACCGGACAGACCGCGTTCATGATCACCCACGACGTCGATGAGGCGATCTATCTTGCCGACAAGATTTTTCTGATGACCAACGGCCCCGGCGCGGTGCTGGCCGAGATCGTGGAAAATCCGCTGCCCAAGGAGCGCGGCCGCATCGATCTGCACCGCCATCCCTATTATTACGCGGTGCGCAACCACATCGTCGATTTCCTGGTCAGCCGCAGCAAGTCGTTTGCGACCGAAGTGCCCCATCACGATCCGCGCAACGTGCCGATGGTGAAGATCGGTAAACCGGAACTGGTGATTGCATCGGTGTCGGATGTACCCCGCGAGGAGTCAACCCAGGCGTCATGGCCGGGCTTGTCCCACCACTGTCCGGTTCATTGGAAGTATAGTCCAAGTTTCAACTGA
- a CDS encoding IS4 family transposase, translating to MRHQNSVFHSLTKHVPWSKFEQIVEKYGADRLVRKLTTKRQFIALLYGQLSGSTSLREVVTGMASHETRLYHVGAAPVKRSTMSDANSTRPWQVFSELFAQMLPQAHRGLRRATADAVRLIDSTSVRLSSLSEGWATFSADVFGAKAHIVYDPNADRPVYFAVTPANVNDITAAKAMPIEPGATYVYDLGYYDYGWWARLDDAGCRFVTRLKKNTPFSVVKENRVPKNSNILRDRIGHLPARLANSRKNPLQVPVREITVIIDTGKLLRIVTNDLDAPAEEIAELYKQRWQIELFFRWVKQTLRIRHFIGVSENAVRIQIAIALIAFLILRMAQLAQKAVHSPLEFARLVRTNLMHRRPINHLLEPLQPIPINPDQLKLGLYFQ from the coding sequence ATGCGGCATCAGAATAGCGTATTTCACAGTCTAACAAAGCACGTTCCTTGGTCTAAGTTCGAACAGATCGTGGAGAAGTACGGGGCCGACCGGCTGGTGCGGAAATTGACGACGAAGCGTCAGTTCATCGCATTGCTGTACGGGCAATTGAGCGGCTCGACGAGCCTGCGGGAGGTCGTGACCGGGATGGCGAGCCACGAGACGCGGCTTTATCACGTGGGGGCGGCGCCGGTGAAGCGTTCGACGATGTCGGACGCCAATTCGACGCGGCCTTGGCAAGTGTTCAGCGAGCTGTTCGCGCAGATGCTGCCGCAAGCGCATCGTGGGCTGCGGCGCGCGACGGCAGACGCGGTCCGGCTCATTGATTCCACCAGTGTTCGGCTCTCCAGCCTGAGCGAAGGCTGGGCGACATTTTCGGCCGATGTGTTCGGCGCCAAGGCGCATATCGTCTACGATCCGAATGCCGATCGGCCGGTTTACTTTGCGGTGACGCCCGCTAACGTCAACGACATCACAGCCGCCAAGGCGATGCCGATCGAGCCGGGCGCAACCTACGTCTACGACCTCGGTTATTACGATTATGGCTGGTGGGCGCGGCTCGATGACGCCGGCTGCCGCTTCGTGACGCGACTGAAGAAGAATACCCCGTTCAGCGTGGTAAAGGAGAACCGCGTCCCCAAAAACAGCAATATTCTGCGCGACCGCATCGGTCATTTGCCGGCCCGGCTCGCCAACAGCCGCAAAAATCCGCTGCAAGTTCCGGTCCGAGAGATCACCGTGATCATCGACACCGGTAAGCTGTTGCGCATCGTGACCAATGATCTCGACGCGCCGGCAGAAGAGATCGCAGAGCTTTACAAACAGCGCTGGCAGATCGAATTGTTCTTTCGCTGGGTCAAGCAGACGCTTCGAATCAGGCACTTCATCGGTGTCTCCGAGAATGCCGTCCGCATTCAGATCGCCATCGCCCTGATCGCCTTTCTCATCTTGCGCATGGCCCAGCTGGCTCAAAAAGCGGTGCACAGCCCTCTCGAATTTGCCCGCCTCGTCCGCACCAACCTCATGCACAGACGCCCGATCAACCATTTGCTCGAACCCCTACAGCCGATCCCGATAAACCCCGATCAGTTGAAACTTGGACTATACTTCCAATGA
- a CDS encoding tripartite tricarboxylate transporter substrate binding protein BugD, producing the protein MLRLLAAVAALFVTAAHAQEFPKHPITMIVPFAAGGTSDVIARAVADQMGIALGQSIIIENVAGAGGSTALARAARAEPDGYTIAIGNAGTSAATYTIYPKLPFTPDSFTPIAMVAKTFGIIALRKDFPANTVKEFIAYAKANPGKINLGHAGIGSSNFLICKSFVQAAGIDVTLVGYRGAAPALTDAIGGQIDGVCDAAASVSQSIEGKLVKGLVVGSTVRLATLPDLPTSAEAGLPEFEAQGWNGLFAPKGTPPEIIAKLNAAARTAVESDQVKKRFADLSTVPPDAGEHAPEVLQQLVTRDVEKYRKLLQP; encoded by the coding sequence ATGTTGAGGTTGCTCGCGGCTGTCGCCGCGTTGTTCGTCACGGCCGCCCACGCGCAGGAATTTCCAAAACATCCGATCACCATGATCGTGCCGTTCGCGGCCGGCGGCACTTCCGATGTGATCGCGCGTGCCGTCGCTGACCAGATGGGGATCGCGCTGGGGCAATCGATCATCATCGAGAATGTCGCGGGCGCCGGCGGCTCGACCGCGCTGGCACGGGCCGCGCGCGCCGAGCCTGACGGCTACACCATCGCAATCGGCAATGCCGGCACCAGCGCCGCGACCTATACGATCTATCCAAAACTGCCGTTCACGCCGGATTCGTTCACACCGATCGCGATGGTGGCAAAGACCTTCGGCATTATCGCGCTGCGCAAGGATTTTCCCGCCAATACCGTGAAGGAATTCATTGCCTATGCCAAAGCCAATCCGGGCAAGATCAATCTCGGCCACGCCGGCATCGGCTCCTCGAATTTCCTGATCTGCAAGAGTTTTGTCCAGGCCGCCGGGATCGATGTGACGCTGGTGGGCTATCGCGGCGCCGCTCCCGCGCTGACGGACGCGATCGGCGGGCAGATCGACGGCGTTTGCGATGCCGCGGCTTCGGTCTCGCAATCGATCGAAGGCAAGCTGGTGAAGGGGCTCGTGGTCGGCTCAACGGTGCGGCTCGCGACGCTGCCGGATTTGCCGACTTCAGCGGAAGCCGGTCTGCCCGAATTCGAGGCGCAGGGCTGGAACGGCCTGTTCGCGCCCAAGGGAACGCCGCCTGAAATCATTGCGAAATTGAACGCCGCGGCGCGGACCGCGGTCGAAAGCGATCAGGTCAAAAAACGTTTCGCCGATCTGTCGACGGTGCCGCCCGATGCGGGCGAGCATGCGCCGGAAGTGCTGCAGCAACTGGTGACGCGCGACGTGGAGAAATACCGCAAGCTGCTGCAGCCGTAA
- a CDS encoding DUF1476 domain-containing protein, translating into MTTFDKREEAFEAKFMLDEEQRFKAEARRNKLLGLWAAEQLGLSGEAARDYAKTVVAAEFSEGRDAAVLQKVFTDLSLKGIAITEAQIRAKMDGLMAEAIAQVKAGL; encoded by the coding sequence ATGACCACATTCGACAAGCGCGAGGAAGCCTTCGAGGCGAAGTTCATGCTCGACGAGGAGCAGAGGTTCAAGGCCGAAGCGCGCCGTAACAAGCTGCTCGGATTGTGGGCGGCCGAACAGCTGGGATTGTCGGGCGAGGCCGCCAGGGACTATGCCAAGACAGTCGTCGCCGCCGAGTTCAGCGAGGGCCGCGATGCCGCCGTGCTCCAAAAGGTGTTCACCGATCTTTCCCTTAAAGGTATTGCGATCACGGAAGCGCAGATTCGTGCCAAGATGGACGGGCTGATGGCGGAGGCCATCGCGCAGGTGAAGGCGGGGCTATAA
- a CDS encoding ABC transporter substrate-binding protein produces MLIRKVWSTEASCTLALAALLLGYKPALAETTLRIAMTASDIPTATGLPNNGFEGMRFLGFPVFEGLTLWDLTRTDQLAALRPGLAEKWEQDPEDNKTWIFHLRHGVKFHDGTDFNADAVIWNLDRYFNSTSPQYEPPSSAMSRARVPLMGSYKKVDDATVAITTTKPASYFPYMVVYLLFTSPASFEKAGKDWAKVATLPAAGTGPFRITKIVPRQEADLARWDKYWDAGRTAKVDNVVLMPIPEANSRLAALRSGQVDWIEVPPADGIDSLKSAGFTIVTGSYPHVWPWFYNIGAANSPFKDVRVRQALNYCIDREGLVSLLNGTAEPSVGWLKSSDPDFGNPLNRYKFDPAKGKALLAEAGYTPAKPLSFKAMISNSGSGQMLPLPMNEFLQQNLKEACGVNVDFDVVEWQVLLTAARATPDSPSLQGAMVLNVSSPSSDAGVMARYFSSANFAPNGFNFEQWKDDEFDAALKTIGEATDPKAISAAFRKAHERLVDNPPWLYIVHDLNPRAMSPKVKGFVSPQSWFVDLTLVSVQ; encoded by the coding sequence ATGCTCATTCGCAAGGTTTGGAGCACAGAGGCTTCCTGCACCCTCGCGCTCGCAGCCCTCTTGCTGGGGTACAAACCGGCATTGGCCGAGACGACGCTGCGCATCGCCATGACGGCGTCGGACATCCCCACCGCCACCGGATTGCCGAATAACGGCTTTGAGGGAATGCGCTTCCTCGGCTTCCCCGTCTTTGAGGGGTTGACGCTGTGGGACTTGACCAGGACCGACCAATTGGCGGCTTTGCGTCCCGGACTTGCCGAAAAATGGGAGCAGGATCCGGAGGACAACAAGACCTGGATTTTCCATCTGCGCCATGGCGTGAAGTTCCATGACGGCACGGATTTCAACGCCGATGCTGTGATCTGGAACCTCGATCGCTATTTCAACAGCACTAGCCCGCAATACGAGCCGCCGAGCTCGGCGATGTCGCGGGCACGCGTGCCGCTGATGGGCAGCTATAAGAAGGTCGACGACGCAACCGTCGCGATCACTACGACCAAGCCGGCGTCCTATTTCCCTTATATGGTCGTGTATCTCCTGTTCACTTCGCCTGCCTCGTTCGAAAAGGCGGGTAAGGATTGGGCCAAGGTCGCGACGTTGCCGGCCGCCGGCACCGGGCCGTTTCGGATCACAAAAATCGTGCCGCGGCAGGAGGCCGATCTCGCGCGCTGGGACAAATACTGGGACGCCGGCCGGACCGCCAAAGTCGACAATGTCGTGCTGATGCCGATCCCGGAGGCGAATTCGCGACTGGCCGCGTTGCGCTCCGGTCAGGTCGACTGGATCGAGGTGCCGCCAGCGGACGGCATCGACTCCCTGAAATCGGCCGGCTTCACCATTGTGACCGGCTCATATCCCCATGTCTGGCCGTGGTTCTACAACATCGGCGCGGCCAACAGCCCCTTTAAGGACGTCCGAGTTCGCCAGGCCCTGAACTATTGCATCGACCGCGAAGGGCTGGTGTCGTTGCTCAACGGCACCGCGGAGCCCTCGGTGGGCTGGCTCAAATCCAGCGATCCCGATTTCGGAAACCCTTTGAACCGTTACAAATTCGACCCGGCCAAGGGCAAGGCGCTGCTGGCTGAAGCGGGCTATACCCCGGCAAAGCCGCTGTCGTTCAAGGCGATGATCTCGAATTCCGGCTCAGGCCAGATGCTGCCGCTGCCGATGAACGAATTCCTGCAGCAAAATCTGAAAGAGGCCTGCGGCGTCAATGTCGACTTCGACGTCGTTGAGTGGCAGGTGCTGTTGACCGCGGCCCGCGCCACGCCCGACTCACCGAGCCTGCAAGGCGCCATGGTGCTCAATGTCAGTTCGCCATCATCGGATGCCGGCGTCATGGCGCGCTATTTTTCTTCTGCCAATTTTGCGCCGAACGGTTTTAATTTCGAGCAGTGGAAGGACGACGAATTCGACGCGGCGCTCAAGACGATTGGAGAGGCGACCGATCCCAAGGCTATCTCGGCCGCCTTCCGCAAGGCCCATGAGCGTCTCGTCGACAACCCGCCCTGGCTCTATATCGTCCACGATCTTAATCCGCGTGCGATGAGCCCGAAGGTCAAAGGCTTCGTCTCGCCGCAGTCGTGGTTCGTCGATCTGACTTTGGTCAGCGTGCAGTAA